The Deltaproteobacteria bacterium genomic interval GATCTGCGAACGGCCGGTCCGGGTCGAACTGAAGGCGATGTAGTGTCCATTCGGGGCCCAAGAGGGGCTTTCGTTGTTGCCGGAATCGGAGGTCAGCCGTTGGATCATCGAGCCATCGGTGTTCATGATGAAGAGATCAAAGACCCCTTCATCCCGCCCCTGAAACACGATCTTGTCTCCCTTGGGGGACCAGTCCGGGTTGTCGTTGTGATGACCGACAAAGGTCAGGCGGTGGATATCCCCGCCATCGGCATCCGCCGTAAAAATATGGAGACGCCCCTCCCGCTCCGAGGCAAAGACCAGTTGACGGCCATCGGGCGACCAGGAGGGGTTGATGTCAATCCCGAAGGCGCTGGTGAGTAAACGGATCTTCCCCCCCTGAAGGTTGTAGAGATGGAGGTCAATCTCGTCCCCCATCGCCGTGGCGGCGGCAATCCCCCTGCCGTTTGGCGCCCAGGCCGGGGTGAGGGTGACACTTTTGTTGTTGGTGATCTTCTGCGGTCTCCCGCCGCTGGCAGGAATGACGTGGAGTTCCGGAAAACCGTTGACGTAGCCCGAATAAACCAGCCGTGTCCCGGAAGGGTCCCACGAGGGGGAGATGCTGATCGTCTTGGAGGCGGTGATTTGACGGAGATTGCCGCCATCCACATCGGTGACAAAGATCTCCTTGTTCTTGCCGACGACGCTCGCAAAGGCGATCCGGCTGGAAAACGGCCCCCGAACGCCCGTCAAGACCTCCATCACCTCATCCACAAAGTGGTGGGCGACAACACCCGCCTCATTCAGCTTGGCGGTGTACCGATGGCCGACCAGTTGTTTCCCGAGGGCCGGGTCGAAGAGGCGCATCTCCACCGAGATGACATCTTTTTTGTAGGAAAAGGCCCCCTTGATGAGCGCCTGCGTGCCGATCAGGTTCCAGGCGGCAAACCGGACTGTCTCCGCGGTAAAATTCTTTTCATCCTGACGGGGAAAGGAATCGGGATTCATCACCTCGAAGAGACCGGCGATTTGCAGGTCTTTCCGAATAATCTCCGGCAAGGTCTCGGCCCATTCCTCGGGATCACGGGAACCGGTGTTGATCAGGTCCGGGACCGCAATCGGGAACTTTTTTTCCAGAGGCTGATCGACCATGATGTAAATGCGGGCCTCCGCCACCGCTCCGAAGAGCAGGAAAAAAACGAGCCAGAATCGTTGCCTCACATTGATCCTTTCTGTCGTGTGTTAAATTCTACCAGAAACCCCTCGTTGATCGCCTCCGGTTTCAGACGATCCGGCGGGATATCGAGCGGGGAGGCCCGTTCGACCGCCCTCAAGACGGAGAGATCCAGCGCCTCGCTCCCTGATTTTCTCTCCCATTCGGTTTGCAGGACCTCTCCCTTTTCGTTGATATGGACGACCAGCTGGCAGGAGAGGTCGAGCCCCTGAAGGGTAAGGGGAACAAGCCACTGGCTCATGATCTTCTCCCGGATCTTGGCCTGATAAAGGAGGTATTCTGGATCATTTCGGGAGACATAAACGGCTCCCGGCGAGCCAAACGGGACCCCGCCGGCCTTTCCGGCCGGGATCTGCCCCACCTCCGGCTGGATCACCTTGTTCTTTTTAACCTCCTCGCCGATTCGGGCCAACGCCTTTTTCATCAACTCATCCTGCTCTTTTTGTTTCTGGGCGGCGGGAGAGAGCGGGACTTCCTTTTTGACAGCAGGTTTTTTGTCCTTCTCCGGCAGTGTCTTGAAGGTCTTTTCCGGCAGGGTGACGGTTGGCGGGACGGAGAGAATCTTTTTTTGTTCCTGGATGGTGCTCTTCGGGAGGTCCCTCGCTTTGACGAAACCGGGTTCCAGTTTATCGGTGGGTCCTAGAGGGAGATTGATCCAGGTCACCTTGTCCTGAAAGAGCGGCCGGCGAAACGACTGAAAAAATGGGGTCGTGCTCAACACCAGAACGAAGGCGGCATGGAACGCAACCGAGAAGTAGAGATATTTGCGTAGCGAGAATGGTTCAAGCAGATTTAGGTTTCCTTCCCCGTTTTTTCCTGGGTAATCATCCCGACACGACCGATCCCGACCTTTTTCAGGAGACTGATCGTCGAAACGACGTACCCATAGGAGACCTCTTTATCCGCCCTCAGGTAGATCTCCTTTTTCTCGCGCTGGGCGTAGACGGACACCAATTTGCCTTCGAGGTCGGAAAGGGTGTACGGCTTTTTGTCATCCTGGAGAAAGATCTGTCCCTGTTTGTTGATGGTCAGGATAATATCGGCCTCGCTCCTTTCCAGGGCCGGGGCACCCGCCTGTGGGAGATCGACATCCAGACCCTGTTGCAGGAGTGGGGCGGTGACCATGAAGATGATCAGGAGGACCAGAAAGACATCCACGAGAGGGGTGACGTTGATTTCGGAAAGATAGTGGCCGTCTTCCTTGTGATGCCCCGGGGTCATCGAAAATATTCCTTTTCGACACGGTAGAGGAGATCTTCCGAGAAGTTTTCCACCTGACGGATGTAGGTTCGTGTCTTGCGGACGAAGTAGTTGTAAAAAATGGCGGCCGGGATGGCGGCGGCCAACCCCATCGCTGTGGCGATCAGCGCCTCTGCGAGATAGGGTCCAACGACGGCGAGCGACGAAGAGCCGGCCCGGCCGATCTTCCAGAAGGCGGTCAAAATCCCCCAGACGGTGCCGAAGAGACCGATAAAAGGGGTAAAACTGCCGGTGGTGGCCAGAAACGGGAGGTAGCGTTCGATCCGTTCCACTTCATCTTCGGTGGCCCGTTCCACCTTCCGCCGGATTATTTCTGCCGTGGCCGTTCCGGATTCCTTGGATGAATCACCCTTGCGGCGAAAGAGATCGGAGACACCCCTCCGGAAGATATTGGAAAGCGGGTTGTCATCCCCTCCGCGCTTGATCAACTCCTCCAGGTTGGTGGTTCGCCAGAAGAGTTCGGCAAAACGGAGGGAACCCAACTGCCACCGTTTCATCTCCTTGGATTTGTAGAAAATAATAGCCCAACAACCGATCGAAAAACCGACCAGGATCATGAATGTCAGTTTCACGACAGGGTCGGCACCCCAGAGGATCTGGAGGAGATGCCCGTTTTCACCGAGAGAACTGCTTGTTGCCGCAAACGCCTGAGAAGTCATAGGAATTTCCCCTCCTGAAGCAAAACAACTTTATTCATTTGGTCTCAAAAGTCAATTGCTAAGGGTGAATTACCCAAGGTTTATTTTTGATTGACACCCCTCTTTGGGCTGAAGGATAATGCCCCCCGCACAGGAGGTCTTCATGCTCAAAGAGGTTTTGGAGGATGCCCTGGAAAGGGGTGAGAAGTTAAAAAGGGATATCGTTGGTGAGGTTCTCAAGTCAGCGGTCTTTTCTGATCTGGTGAGCAGCCGTCGATTCATTGATGCGGTGACCAAGATCATCCATACCAAGGATGAGGTCGGTCGTTTCATCCGTCACAATGTCCAGGATGTCTTGAAGGTGATGAGCATCCCTTCCAAACAGGATCTCGATTCCTGTGAAAAGCGGATCCATAAATTGGAAAGGGAGCTGGATCATGTGGGACGCCGGATGATGAAGCGCGGAAAAGGTTCAAGGAAAGGTCGTTCGCGATAGAAACCCCCATCGGCATTTTTGATTCCGGGATCGGAGGATTGACCGTCAGCCGCGAGGTGGCCCGTCTCCTTCCGAGGGAGGATCTCCTCTACTTGGGCGACACCGCCCGTGTTCCGTACGGCGCCAAATCCCCAGAGACCGTTACTCGTTACAGCCTGGAGAATGTCCGGTTCTTGGCCGGCAAAGGGGCCAAGGTGATTGTGGTCGCCTGCAATACCGCCTCGGCTTTTGCCCTTCCGACCTTGCGCGAAAAATTTTCCGTCCCTTTGCTTGGTGTGATCGAACCGGGCGTTCGCGGCGCGCTGGCGCGGACACGCAACGGAAAGGTAGGGGTGATCGGGACCGAAGGGACGATCCGGAGCCAGGCGTATGCCACCCTTCTCAAAAAATTCAATCTCAAGGTGGAGGTCTATAGTGTCGCCTGCCCCCTCTTTGTCCCCTTGGTCGAGGAGGGGTGGCTTTCCGGGGAGGAGAGTGGCAAGGTCGCCGCACGATACCTCAATCCCCTGAAGGCGACCGGCATCGATACCCTCATCCTGGGGTGCACCCATTACCCGCTCTTGAAGGGGGTGATTCGTGAACTGTTGGGACCATCGGTGGCGCTCATCGATTCTGCGGAAGAAACGGCCAAGGAGCTGGCCCGCCTTCTGAAAACCAAAAATCTTCTCAGTCAGGAAGATCGCACAGGGAAACAGTCTTTTTTTGTCACCGATTCGCCGGAGCGGTTCGCCCGGGTCGGGTCGCTCTTTCTGGACCAAAATCTGGAAGGGGTGGAACGGGTCAGCGTCGAATCACATCAGTAGTTTTTTGACCGCCTTGACGATATGCGGCGCCGAAATCCCGGCGGCGTCGACCAGCTCTTCAGGCTTTCCAGAAATTGGCATCTTGGTGACCGCCAGTTTCAGGATCGGGACGTTCCTTTCTCCGGCAAAGACGTTTAAAACGGCATCTCCCAGCCCCCCCTCAAACCAGTGGTCTTCCACAACAACAATCCCCTTTGTCTCACGGCCGGCCTTCAGGAGCGTGGCGGCATCAATCGGTTTGACGGAGTAACAGTCAATCACCCGGACCGGGATCCCTGCCTGGGCCAGTGTCTGTTCGGCGGTGAGGGCCTGATTCAGGGTGACCCCGGCGGCGACCACGGTGACGCGGTCATTCTTTGAAGAACGGATTGTCTTGGAACCACCGATCGGGAACTTTTCACCCGCCGGGTAGAGAACCAGCGTCGCCGGACGGTTGGTCCGGAGGTAGACAATCCCCTCCTTTTTGATCGCCTCTTCTACGAGTGCGAGCGTGGCGACTGCATCGGAGGGGTAGAGGATGGTGCTACCATGGATCGCCCGGAACAAAGCGATATCCTCCAGTCCCATCTGTGAGGCGCCATCCTCACCAATGGAGACCCCGACGTGGGAACCGACAAATTTGACATTGGCCCTCGAGACGGCGGCCATCCGGATCTGGTCAAAACCGCGTGTCAAAAAGGCGGCAAAGGTGGAGGCAAACGGGATCTTTCCCCGTCCCGCCAGACCGACCGCGACACCGACCATATTTTGTTCGGCGATAAACATTTCCCAGTAACGGTCCGGCCACTTTTTGGCGAAGATTTCGGCAAAGGTCGAATTTTTGGTATCCCCGT includes:
- the tolB gene encoding Tol-Pal system beta propeller repeat protein TolB; translation: MRQRFWLVFFLLFGAVAEARIYIMVDQPLEKKFPIAVPDLINTGSRDPEEWAETLPEIIRKDLQIAGLFEVMNPDSFPRQDEKNFTAETVRFAAWNLIGTQALIKGAFSYKKDVISVEMRLFDPALGKQLVGHRYTAKLNEAGVVAHHFVDEVMEVLTGVRGPFSSRIAFASVVGKNKEIFVTDVDGGNLRQITASKTISISPSWDPSGTRLVYSGYVNGFPELHVIPASGGRPQKITNNKSVTLTPAWAPNGRGIAAATAMGDEIDLHLYNLQGGKIRLLTSAFGIDINPSWSPDGRQLVFASEREGRLHIFTADADGGDIHRLTFVGHHNDNPDWSPKGDKIVFQGRDEGVFDLFIMNTDGSMIQRLTSDSGNNESPSWAPNGHYIAFSSTRTGRSQIMVMMADGGNQVSILPKGNGIHPDWSNWIAK
- a CDS encoding cell envelope integrity protein TolA; protein product: MLSTTPFFQSFRRPLFQDKVTWINLPLGPTDKLEPGFVKARDLPKSTIQEQKKILSVPPTVTLPEKTFKTLPEKDKKPAVKKEVPLSPAAQKQKEQDELMKKALARIGEEVKKNKVIQPEVGQIPAGKAGGVPFGSPGAVYVSRNDPEYLLYQAKIREKIMSQWLVPLTLQGLDLSCQLVVHINEKGEVLQTEWERKSGSEALDLSVLRAVERASPLDIPPDRLKPEAINEGFLVEFNTRQKGSM
- the tolR gene encoding protein TolR, whose amino-acid sequence is MTPGHHKEDGHYLSEINVTPLVDVFLVLLIIFMVTAPLLQQGLDVDLPQAGAPALERSEADIILTINKQGQIFLQDDKKPYTLSDLEGKLVSVYAQREKKEIYLRADKEVSYGYVVSTISLLKKVGIGRVGMITQEKTGKET
- a CDS encoding MotA/TolQ/ExbB proton channel family protein yields the protein MTSQAFAATSSSLGENGHLLQILWGADPVVKLTFMILVGFSIGCWAIIFYKSKEMKRWQLGSLRFAELFWRTTNLEELIKRGGDDNPLSNIFRRGVSDLFRRKGDSSKESGTATAEIIRRKVERATEDEVERIERYLPFLATTGSFTPFIGLFGTVWGILTAFWKIGRAGSSSLAVVGPYLAEALIATAMGLAAAIPAAIFYNYFVRKTRTYIRQVENFSEDLLYRVEKEYFR
- a CDS encoding phasin family protein, whose product is MPPAQEVFMLKEVLEDALERGEKLKRDIVGEVLKSAVFSDLVSSRRFIDAVTKIIHTKDEVGRFIRHNVQDVLKVMSIPSKQDLDSCEKRIHKLERELDHVGRRMMKRGKGSRKGRSR
- a CDS encoding glutamate racemase: METPIGIFDSGIGGLTVSREVARLLPREDLLYLGDTARVPYGAKSPETVTRYSLENVRFLAGKGAKVIVVACNTASAFALPTLREKFSVPLLGVIEPGVRGALARTRNGKVGVIGTEGTIRSQAYATLLKKFNLKVEVYSVACPLFVPLVEEGWLSGEESGKVAARYLNPLKATGIDTLILGCTHYPLLKGVIRELLGPSVALIDSAEETAKELARLLKTKNLLSQEDRTGKQSFFVTDSPERFARVGSLFLDQNLEGVERVSVESHQ